Sequence from the Sphingomicrobium clamense genome:
CGACCTGCCCAAGGGCACCGTGATTGCCGAGCTCTATCTCGACAATATCCCCGCGCCCAAGAATCAGGAGCGCGCGCGCGTCCAGTATAGCCCGCCAGCGCTGCAGGCCGTCACCCGCGACTTCGCATTCACCGTCCCGTCCGACCTCGCGGCGGGTGATCTTGAACGCGCGATTGCGGGCGCGGACAAGAAGCTGATCACCGGCGTGCGCACCTTCGACCGTTACGAGGGCAGCGATGCGCTGAGCCTCGCGATCGAAGTCACGCTCCAGCCGAACGAGAAGAGCTTCACCGAGGAAGAGCTGACCGCCGTTTCGAAGAAAATCGTCGAAGCCGCCGAGAAGAAGGGTGCGACCCTCCGCGCCTAATTCAGCAAATTAATCGCTTCATGCACCCGCGCCTCGACCTCCTTGCGGGGCAGGCCCGGGGGGATGACCTCGCCGATCTTCACCTGGATCGTCCCGGGATGCTTGACGAAACCGCGCGGCCAGACGCTGCCGCTGTCCTGCGCAATCGGGATCACCGGTAGTCCGAGCATCTTGTAGAGGCCGGCAAAGCCCGGGCGCAGCTTGGGGCGCTCGCCATGCGGGATGCGCGTGCCTTCCGGAAAGATGATGACCGGCCGGTCGGCCTTCGCCGCCGCCTTCGCCTCCTTCATCATCGTCCGCAGCGCGCTCGCGCCGGCCTTCCGGTCGACGCCGATCACGCCATATCGGCGCGCCACCCAACCCCAGAGCGGCATGGTCGTCAGCTCGCGCTTCATCACCACCACCGGCGTGTGGGCGAAGCGCAGTGTGTCGACCGCCTCGACCATCGATTCATGCTTGACCGCGACGAGATAGGGTCCGTTGGGCAGCTCGCCATCCCACTCGAAGCGGATGCCGACCACGTGCTGGACCAGCCAATAGTGAAACTTGGCCCAGAAATGCACGACC
This genomic interval carries:
- a CDS encoding lysophospholipid acyltransferase family protein, producing the protein MAFLRSLLFALIFYPATLLVCLFALIVAPFGQAPLREVVHFWAKFHYWLVQHVVGIRFEWDGELPNGPYLVAVKHESMVEAVDTLRFAHTPVVVMKRELTTMPLWGWVARRYGVIGVDRKAGASALRTMMKEAKAAAKADRPVIIFPEGTRIPHGERPKLRPGFAGLYKMLGLPVIPIAQDSGSVWPRGFVKHPGTIQVKIGEVIPPGLPRKEVEARVHEAINLLN